Proteins co-encoded in one Opitutus terrae PB90-1 genomic window:
- a CDS encoding ABC transporter permease, translated as MSPNLRIAFRFLTAKKRAMAMSLSCIVLGVGLFVVTQATTTGFEKLFVHTMLGTDGAIQIKDRVQDTMRSMAAGNTASIFSIRQPEGRKYIEGIEEPELVSEAVRQFSNVVAVSTVLTGQVIVRSSLSHDTVRVYGIDFDDHVKVSDLERQIVRGQAATFRGAPTGALVGREMANRLQLAVGDSLVLETLDQQRRYRVSAIFETGVSEYDRSRVFVHLSEARSLLKKPTGASYIQINVTDIERAPEDAARMEEVLKHQTRPWQVREKTWLEVFRALRMSTAITVSVFTLIAGLAMFNTLAMIVLEKTKEIAILRSMGYTRQDISQIFLWQAVIVLAIGTVGGCLLGAGITWGVSQLPLRVTGIFKTETFIVAWSVWHYVAAVLTAVTMVMVASLIPARRAAKLEPGDVIRGTAQ; from the coding sequence ATGTCGCCCAACCTGCGGATCGCATTTCGGTTTCTGACCGCGAAGAAGCGCGCGATGGCGATGAGCCTCTCGTGCATCGTGCTCGGGGTTGGACTCTTTGTCGTGACCCAGGCGACGACGACGGGTTTCGAGAAGCTTTTTGTCCACACGATGTTGGGCACGGACGGCGCGATCCAGATCAAGGATCGCGTGCAGGACACGATGCGCAGCATGGCGGCGGGCAACACCGCGTCGATTTTCAGCATTCGGCAGCCGGAGGGCCGCAAATACATCGAAGGCATCGAGGAGCCCGAACTCGTAAGCGAGGCGGTGCGGCAATTCTCCAACGTCGTGGCGGTTTCGACCGTGCTGACGGGCCAGGTGATTGTCCGCAGTTCACTCTCCCATGACACCGTCCGGGTGTACGGCATCGATTTCGACGATCACGTGAAGGTGTCGGATCTGGAGCGACAGATTGTACGCGGCCAGGCGGCGACTTTCCGCGGAGCGCCCACCGGGGCGCTGGTGGGCCGCGAAATGGCGAACCGGCTCCAACTCGCGGTGGGCGATTCACTGGTCCTCGAAACATTGGACCAGCAGCGCCGTTATCGCGTGAGCGCGATCTTTGAAACGGGCGTGAGTGAGTACGACCGCAGCCGGGTTTTTGTGCACCTGAGCGAAGCCCGCTCGCTGCTGAAAAAACCGACGGGGGCCTCATACATTCAGATCAACGTCACCGATATCGAGCGGGCCCCCGAGGATGCCGCGCGGATGGAAGAGGTGCTGAAGCACCAGACGCGACCCTGGCAGGTGCGCGAGAAGACTTGGCTCGAGGTGTTTCGCGCGCTGCGGATGTCGACGGCGATCACGGTGTCGGTGTTCACGCTTATCGCGGGTTTGGCGATGTTCAACACGCTCGCGATGATCGTGCTCGAGAAGACCAAGGAGATCGCGATCCTGCGTTCGATGGGCTACACCCGGCAGGACATTTCCCAAATTTTCCTCTGGCAGGCCGTGATCGTGCTCGCGATCGGCACCGTCGGCGGATGTCTCCTCGGCGCCGGCATCACCTGGGGCGTGTCGCAGCTGCCGCTGCGAGTCACCGGAATTTTCAAAACGGAAACCTTCATCGTCGCCTGGTCGGTGTGGCACTACGTCGCCGCGGTGCTGACGGCCGTGACGATGGTGATGGTGGCCAGCCTGATCCCCGCGCGGCGGGCGGCCAAGCTCGAGCCAGGCGATGTCATTCGCGGCACGGCGCAATAG